A region of the Phyllopteryx taeniolatus isolate TA_2022b chromosome 9, UOR_Ptae_1.2, whole genome shotgun sequence genome:
TGCGCTGAGCAAAGAGATACAGGTATATGCTTCCTTCCAGTGTATACAGAGGTGCTGCTGTATCAAAATGTGTTCTCTTCTCCCAGGTATTAAggttacaatatgtttattttatgattcCAATCCATTGCTATTTTGTTGTGGCTCAGCATTTAAATAACCTTTAAGAGGCAGAGCATGCTGGCTTCATACTGTTTATTAGTCATTCCCAGTTGAACTTCActttaaaactgacacataagacaaaaaagatttaaaccttgtatatttaaaaccTAAAATGTTCAAGCAAACATTATCTAATGAAACATTGCTAGCTTAATTCTAACATTTTATGTGAAATGTCATAAAGAGGCTaaaggaaattagcatagatctGTGATTCTTAAAGTGTGTAACGTACCGATGGTGGCATCCCTCCAATCATTAAGagatgtgaaagaatcactgaattaaatacaagtaaaaatgttaaaatgaagcTAATAACTTTGCAAACAgcctttttaaatgttgttttttaaatccagcacagtacttttttttttttttttttttacttttcatgcacagaacacttttcaagtgcaatatattttttaagtacagttcagttgtttaacttttaagtacagacACATACAACTTAATTTAATcacttaagtacagtttttttttcaaatacttttttataCTTAAGTGCAGTTTTAATCTTCAAATTGTTCACAATTACAGTTACTGTTGTTTACATTCATAAatatacgttttacttttaatacaaccccatttccaatgaagttgggacgttgtgttaaacataaataaaaacagaatacaatgatttgcaaatcatgttcaacctatatttaattgaatacactacaaagacaagatatttaacattcaaactgataaaccttgtttttagcaaataatcattcacttagaattttatggctgcaacatgttcccaaaaagctgggacagggtcatgtttagcactgttacacatcaccttttcttttaacaacattcaataaacatttgggaactgaggacactaattgttgaagctttgtaggtggaattctttcccattcttgcttgatgtacaggttcagctgttcaacagtccggggtctccgttgttgtgttttacccttcataatgcgccacacattttcaatgggagacaggtctggactgcaggcaggccagtctagtacccgaactcttttactaggaagccacgctgttgtaacacgtgcagaattcggtttggcattgtcttgctgcaataagcaggggcgtccatgaaaaagacgtggcttggatggcagcatatgtttctccaaaacctgtatgtacctttcagcattaatggtgcctgcacagatgtgtaagttacccatgccattggcactaacacagccccataccatcacagatttgaactttgcgtccataacagtccggatggttcttttcctctttggcccggaggacacgacgtccacaatttacaaaaacaatttgaaatgtggactcgtcggatcacagaacacttttccactttgcatcagtccatcttagatgagctcgggcccagagaagccggcggcgttactgggtgttgttgataaatggcttttgctttgcatagtagagtttcaagttacacttacggatgtagcgccgaactgtatttactgacattggttttctgaagtgttcctgagcctatgtggcgttatcctttacacattgatgtcggtttttgatgcagagccgcctgagggatcgaaggtcacaggcattcaatgttagttttcggccttgccgcttacatgcggtgatttctccagattctcttaaccttttcatgatattatggaccgtagatgatgaaatccctaaattccttccaattgtacgTTGTGGAAAATTTTTCTTAAACTGTTctactattttctcatgcacttgttcacaaagaggtgaaccttggcccatctttgcttgtgaatgactgagcaattcagggaagctccttttatacctaatcatggcacccacctgttaccaattagcctgttcacctgtgggatgttccaaacaggtctttgatgagcattcctcaactttcttttcttttttgccacctgtcccagcttttttgcaacgtgttgcagccataaaattctaagttaatgattatttgctaaaaacaataaagttgatcagtttgaacattaaatgtcttgtctttgtcgtgtattaaattaaatataggttgaacatgatttgcaaatcattgtattctgtttttatttatgtttaacaccacgacccctgtgaggataagcggctcagaaaatggatggctggatggacaatgtcccaacttcattggaataggggttgtaaaacgtctgcctcatttttgatgatggcACCTCGGCCTACTCTGttactgtgttttaatgttggccATTGTGGTGGTTCTTGGAGAGTATTTTTTGAgttggtacttggtgtaaaaactttgagaacatcacaccttcaaacaactgctactttaacacacacagagcaacaatacacacaaacagagcacagagcaatactcacaggcaggCATACAGGTTATTATCTCTGCTTTGTGGGAACAATGaatattaaaatgacaaaatgtactGGGGTGTACTGGGTTCATTGTCTATTTCACTTGGCGGTGCTGCTTATCATAACAGATTAGGCGTGAATATAATAGCGTCGCACATATGCATGTTGGCCATGGCACAGTTTCGTGTGTAACTCCAGTCTAATTTCCTGGTAGGCGCAGGTTTGACTTCCAGAATCCGTCTAGGATGGACCGAAATGTGGAGATGTTCATGACGATTGAAAAGTCCTTAGTGCAGGTGAGTCTGCctcttttgtatattttataacACACAAACCTGCATTTCGAAATGTTTCCATAATTCACAAAACTTTGTTTACTTAACATTTATTGCCTCTTTTGGCACTGGAGGTCAATTGGTTCCATCCTGAGTCATGCAAACAGAAATAATGAAGTTAATAATGATGTAAGCATATTTTGTACTTCAGAATAATTGCTTGAGTCGACCAGTCATCTACTTGAGTTCTGACATCGAGCCAAAACTGTTGGGGAAGCTGAAAGACATCATCAAGAGACATCAGGTGTGTTTTCAACCACATTGTTTATAAATCACTGTGCTGTGAGAGATTATTAGGTGTGTTGCTGGGAATGATCAAATTTAActtaattaccgtattttccggactataagccGCTACTTTTTCCCCGCGCTCTGAACCCTGCGGCCTCTGCAACGATGAGGCTAAAATATAGATAATATATAAATGCTTAAAACATGACCGGTTCCCATAATGCACTACGGTTTGGGCATGCACAGATGCGTGCCAGCGTTTAGAAGAAGACGACGCTAGTTTTTGGCACACTCAACGCAAAATGCAGCACCACACGCACGACcgcaaaattgtttttatttttcacaccctCATCATGGAAAGTACAAGAAGAAAGGCGTATGATGCAGCTTTTAATTTGAAAGCCATTAAAGCGGCACTCCGAGGTGAGTGGGAGGCTTGGATGACCAGCGGCGAgaaatctttcacaaaaactGGCCGCATAAGAAGATCATCCTTTTCAGaggtctgccagtggatcttaaAAGCGTGGAGCAGTGTGAAAGAATCTACGATCACCAACAGATTTCGAAAGGCTTGACTGCTACGTGAGGAGAACAGCACAACTTCAGCGGTAACTGTGTCTCaagatgaaaatgacattgagagCGACACTGACAGAGAGACTGAAATGGTGTGTGACGGAGATGTTCTGAGGCTCTTCAACTCCGACACTGAAGAAGACGACTTCAGTTGTTTCAGTGAACAAGGAGgaggatgaataaaaacaatgacttttctGTTATGTTTGAGCCGTTTTACTGCTGTGTTACAGGCACAGTTTGGAAACAATTAAGGTATGTAAATAAACGTTGACAAAATCTTTCTGTGTAAATATCTAATTTCACAATGTAAATATCCGTGGCGTATAGTCTGGTGCGGCtagtatatgtaaaaaaaaaaaaaaacatttctgcaaaTTTAGTGGCCGCGGCTTGTGAATACAAGCGCTCTATAGTCCGTAAAATATGTAGTAGtagtctgaaaattatttgctacaaataatatatctttgttcatctagctatgccagtgacatatagtgactgGCAAAtcaattacatgtttttttttttaccaaatgcCAGAAGGCTCATAATTTACctatgtatccactttttgatTGGTGGCCGTGCCAGCGGTTGGGAGACCCTAATGATACATTTGCATGACTCTTCACAAACTGTGTGCTTTAAATAAGGCATTTATTAAGATTATTGCTACACTTTTCCTGATTTGTCTAATTTTCTTTTACCTATTGACTTCTATGAATGGAATCTCATGCAGGGCTCAGTGACTGATGACAAAAGCTCCAGCTCCCATGTTGTTGTTCCGATTCCCAGCAGCTTGGAAGAAGGTAAGGCTTCAAATGCTTTGTAGGGAGGGGGCTGGCTCtgaatttttgtcttttattaacatttggtcaattatttttaacataacaaaatgttaaaaataattattttcacacGTTTATGTTTATTAGCGGTACTTAGTACAGATATTGCTTCCTCCAACGTCACATCATGCATTCATTTACCCCAAGTTCACGTGCAGCAGCTCAATTGCCTTTTTCATCGCACACGGCtaaaaatagacgagaacatgATGCCCCTGGAATAGGGAAAATCCGCCATTAAGATGTAGTGGTCAAAGCTGGGGGGAAAAGGTCCTGGTTTATTGTCTGAATTTCTGGTAATATCTCCTTTTTTTCCAGAGGAGTGGGTACGCCCTGTGATGAAGAAGGACAAGCAAGTACTCCTTCATTGGGGATATTTTCCTGACAGGTTTGTTCCCAGTTGGCGCTCCATTAGATGCTCATTTTGGAGGGCAGAGGAAGCATGCGAAGCACCATTTTTAGTTATAGAGCATCTTTTTTGCCTTTCTCGATTAAGTTATGACACCTGGATCCCAGCTAGTGAGATTGAGGCCTCTGTGGAAGATGCCCCCAGCCAAGAGAAGCCAAGGAAGGTAGTTGAGTGCAAGAATTTTCCATACAAAACTTTTGAACTCTCACTTTGCCTTAAATCCTGGATGCTGATGGCGTGGTCTTGGTCTGCAGGTCCACGCAAAGTGGATTTTAGACTTGGACCAGTATAACGAGTGGATGAATGAGGAGGACTACGAAGTGGGAGAAGGCCACCCTAAGAGGAAGAGGATATCGGCCAAGACTCTTACGGACGAAGTGACCACTCCTGACGAGCGGAGAGACAAGAAGCCCGTCGGTGCCAAGAAGAGGAAGCGTTCACCGTCACCGTCTCCCACACCACCACCGCAGGAAAGCAAGAAGAAGAACGCTAAAAAAGGGTTGGTAACGGTTGCCATTGTTAATTGAAAAGTGTATAGCCATTACACTACATGTCAAATTAATTGTGTGTGACAGGCCGACGACCCCGTACACTAAATCCAAACGGGGCCAGAGGGAAGAGGAACAAGAGGATCTCAGTAAGGACTTGGATGAAGCATCACCTGTTCCTGCATCTGAAGATGGAAATGCAGTCAAAACGAGTGCGCAGCATGCAATAAATTCGACATTCAATAATTgtctgtttttctctttgtattTGTAAATACGCGAGCCAACTGATCACccatttgtcttgtttttctaGATAGCACCAAGAAAGACTCTGATTCAACACCAGTCAAGGGAGGAGCAGATATGGGTGAGGAAGAAACAGTAGGAATCTGTCTTAATTTGTCTTTGTTGGACAACCCAACATTCTGACTTTAGTTTTTTACTGTCTGTATGTGGTTGCTCTGTGATTTTAACAGATGAGCAAGAGGATGAGTCCATGGAAGTAACAGGAAAGGTAAGATGTTGTGTACAGAGGGAGCCATAACATGTTATGACATGTACAATCATTGGCCACaagattaggtacacctgcataatTTGATGAGATCCATATATAGGAGGTGTGTCAAAaattcagattctgattcataaatgatcattttcagttttgattgacactgtcagagtaGAAGAAAAACCTCTGGCgttctattcatccatccatccattttctgagccgcttctcctcactagggtcgcgggcatgctggagcctatcccagctatcatcgggcaggaggcggggtacaccctgaactggttgccagccaatcgcagggcacatacaaacaaacaaccattggcactcacattcacacctacgggcaatttagagtcgtcaattaacctaccatgcatgtttttgggatgtgggaggaaaacggagtgcccggagaaaacccacgcaggcacggggagaacatgcaaactccacacaggcggggccggacattgaaccccggtcctcagaactgtgaagctgacgctctaaccagtcgtccaccgtgccgcccagtatcTATCCATTAATCTTCAATACTACGTCAATGATTATTTCTGATTGTATCAAATcttctcattagattgtgcaagtgtacataATGTTGTGGCCTATGAGTGACTCTTGTACGTTCCcgcaggaagaggaagagggctCCCCGAGTGTTAAGGGGGAACCGGTCAAAGGCTTAGACCTTCACGAGGACAACGTGACGGAACAGACGCATCACATCATCATACCAAGCTACGCTGCCTGGTTTGATTACAACAGgtaacaacaaactcaagatgGTCACATCACGGGATGCTTTTCTCCTTGGTATAAGCTCACCTACTAGTGGACATGACTCATTGTGTCATCCCCTCAGCGTTCATGCTATTGAGCGTAGAGCCCTTCCAGAGTTCTTCAATGGGAAGAATAAATCTAAAACCCCTGAGATGTaagtacatttgtatttgcaaAACTTCTTTTAAATGGTTATAATTCTTGGAATGTGCATTGGGCATCAAATCATGCATTGTACACTTAAAGTTACATCTCTCTGCTCCCACCAACCAATAGCTACCTGGCATACAGGAACTTCATGATTGACACTTACCGACTAAACCCTCAGGAGTACCTCACCTCCACCGCCTGCCGCAGGAACCTGGCTGGAGATGTATGCGCAATCATGAGGTATGTGAAGGggtagaaaatgtttttatcacTACAGTATTTCCCACAAAGGAGCCCTTTTGTGAGTAATTGACATCCTcctaaacgtttttttttataaatgattaTATcgtattaatagtttaaactgtagaTATACCACAAAATATGATCCATAGTCcattatcatttcaaactcatcttacattaccTTTAAAAATAGATCACTTACAGAAAAATATGATCCATAGTCcattatcatttcaaactcatcttacaacattacctttaaaaatagatggcttacagatgactttatccatccagccatccattttcttaaccgcctatcctcattagggtcgcgggcgtgctggcgcctatcttagctgactctgagcgagaggcggggtacaccctaaactggtcgccagccaatcgcaggacacatagaaacaaacaaccattcacactcacattcacacctacaggctatttagagtcgtcaattaacctaccatgtatgtttttgggatgtgggaggaaaccggagtgcccagagaaaacccacgcaggcacggggagaacatgcaaactccacaggcggggccgggatttgaaccccggtcctcagaactgtgaggcagatgtgctaaccagtcgtcgaccGGGCCGGcgcttctgatttgaaaactggctggctattcatcaatgtgttgtgtatactaattacagtatatgaggtaatctttcatttatatgggttcacagttgtagcggccctccgagggaagtcataactatgatatggcccgtgacaaaagtgagtttgacacccctggtataGAGTATAGTGGATTGTGGGTGGTACAAACAAAGACAGGCCACCGAGCCGCCCcagatgactttattttttttttaaattgtgcctGAAGTCTGCATGGAGACATGCTCATGCAGCGAAGACtcctaacttccactaacaatgCAGGCTAAAACATAACTCCTTTTTGACATACAAATCTTcccttcaacatacttccttgagaccaattcctatttagacaggccTTTAGTATCATCTGTAgagttataaaaataattaaaaaaaaacctaacacaAATAGGTGATTTTGTGGGTAGGTGGAAGATTAGTCTACTTATTAGATAAATTACAGCTGTGGGAAGTAGAGGCAACTGGCGACAGTATTTTGTCCTCTAGGTTGTGACAAAACTAATCAGAATCCAGGTGTACCAGGTCAGTACCATTAAGTACCGTTAATACAAAAAAGGCCATCATTTCATATTTAGATTAActtctttaaaaacaattgaAGCAATGCCATAGTGTGAATGTGGTACGTCTCCAACCTTAGGATCCAATGTCcttctcattgaaatgaattaattCAGTTCATCTTCCCTTGCAGAGTCCATGCCTTCCTAGAGCAGTGGGGACTGATCAACTACCAGGTGGACTCTGAGAGCCGGCCCACCCCCATGGGCCCCCCACCCACTTCCCACTTCCATGTCCTGGCAGACACTCCATCCAGTCTTGTGCCCTTACAGCCCAAGACGTCCCAGGTCTGTACACATAtggagaaacacacacacaaacacattagtATTATTTAACGTGTGTTGTTGTAGACTCCCACACCCCAGCAGATGTTGCCCTTCCCAGATAAAGTGAAGGATAAACCAGCAGACCTGCAGAACTTTGGCTTACGGACTGACATGTATAGCAAGAAGTTGGGCTCTTCGAAGGTAAACATCAAAATCAAGACAGATGTCAGTAGTTTGGACGTACCTTTCCAATTGATAACATGAGAAagtgtcttcaaacttgtatTTATTACGTAATGTATTTGGGCACAGAGCAAGAGTGCAGCAAACTCTATGAGGGATTGGACAGAGCAAGAAACACTACTACTACTTGAGGTACATCAGTCACCAATCAACCCGGTTTCAAATTTCACAATATCATTACCAATTAGAGAAAAAATACTttgcatttgaatttgaatttaagcCCTTACTGATTGCAGGGATTGGAGCTGTACAAGGACGACTGGAACAAGGTGTCAGAGCACGTCGGCAGCCGCACGCAGGACGAGTGTATCCTGCACTTCCTTCGCCTGCCCATAGAAGACCCCTATCTGGAGGAAAGCTACTCCTCCCTGGGACCACTGGCTTACCAGCCGGTGCCTTTCAGCCAAGCAGGAAACCCCGTAATGAGCACAGTGGCATTCCTTGCCTCTGTCGTGGACCCCCGCGTGGCCTCTGCAGCTGCTAAATCTGCTCTGGGTGAGATGTTGCAAATTTTCATTAATTTATGCCTTTAAACTGAATTATTCAATCACAAAaaggtcaaagcaaaatgtcCGCCCCAAAGCTTTACAGTGATAATTTCTCCATTTGGAACAATGCTACTGCAGACTAAAGCACCACTctatgtaaaaataagttgGTACGATGGCGGCGAGCCAGGAGCTGCAGAAAAGAAAGAGAATGTCAAAAGGTTTGgttcatttcacatttaaaaaagaagataacACAGTGCAACGTGCCTACCGCAAATCTGAACTAATTAACATATATCATAATCGCAGGTCTATTGCCAGCACAAAGTATCAagtttaatatagcctaccactgcTAGTTAGAACGAATAGTAATTCCCCCACAAGTGGTCAAAGATAGACACAGGGAGGGGTGCACTTTCAGtagctttattgaacaaacagtaacaaaataaatatgtaataagCACTTTCATACGTGGGCTGCTACAGCTACAATTGACGCCCAGGCATTTAACAGGCAGACTGGCTAACAGCCAGCTGCAAACCTGAGCTCACAGCAGCCAACGCTACACTCTGATTTGCTGACTCCTGCATCACTTACCAGACCAGACCCCATCTTTTAAAGCAACACACTCAAAGttacagatgttacattgtcgAACGTGAGGAAGGTGGCAccaagtcagaatcagaatcatctttacttgccaagtacagtgggtatggaaagtatttaTACCCCCTTAAATTTACATATTGCAGCCCTTTGCTGAAatattttaagtttattttcccccacattaatgtccacacagcaccccatattgacagaaaaaaacagaatggttgaaatttttgcagatttattcaaaaggaaaaactgaactatcacacagccataagttttcagaccctttgctcagtatttagtagaagcacccttttgagctaatacagccatgagtctttttgggaatgatgcaacaagttttttcacacctggattgggggatcctctgccattcctccttgcagatactctccagttctgtcaggttggatggtgaacgtttgtgggcagccattttcagatctttccagagatgctcaattgggtttaaatcagggttctggctgggccattcaagaacagtcacggagttgttctgaagccagtcctttgttattttagctgtgtccttagggtcattgtcttgttggaaggtgaaccttcggcccagtctgaggtcctgagcactatGGAGAAGGTtatcgtccaggatatccctgtacttggccgcattcatctttacttcgattgcaaccagtcgtcctgcccctgcagctgaaaaacacccccacagcatgatgctgccaccaccacgctTCAGTGCTGGaactgtattggacagatgaACAgtgctggttttctccacacatgccacttagaattaaggccaacaatttttatcttggtctcattagaccagagaatcttatttctcaccattttggagtccttcaggtgttttttttagcaaactccatgcaggctttcatgtgtcttgcactgaggagaggcttctgtcggccactctgccataaagccccgactggtggagggctgcagtgatggt
Encoded here:
- the smarcc2 gene encoding SWI/SNF complex subunit SMARCC2 isoform X3; this encodes MAVRKKDGGPNVKYFEASDTVSQFDNVRVWLGKNYKKYIQAEPPTNKSLSSLVVQLLQFQEEVFGRHVSNPPLTKLTMKSFLDFKAGGALCHILAAAYKFKSDQGWRRFDFQNPSRMDRNVEMFMTIEKSLVQNNCLSRPVIYLSSDIEPKLLGKLKDIIKRHQGSVTDDKSSSSHVVVPIPSSLEEEEWVRPVMKKDKQVLLHWGYFPDSYDTWIPASEIEASVEDAPSQEKPRKVHAKWILDLDQYNEWMNEEDYEVGEGHPKRKRISAKTLTDEVTTPDERRDKKPVGAKKRKRSPSPSPTPPPQESKKKNAKKGPTTPYTKSKRGQREEEQEDLSKDLDEASPVPASEDGNAVKTNSTKKDSDSTPVKGGADMDEQEDESMEVTGKEEEEGSPSVKGEPVKGLDLHEDNVTEQTHHIIIPSYAAWFDYNSVHAIERRALPEFFNGKNKSKTPEIYLAYRNFMIDTYRLNPQEYLTSTACRRNLAGDVCAIMRVHAFLEQWGLINYQVDSESRPTPMGPPPTSHFHVLADTPSSLVPLQPKTSQTPTPQQMLPFPDKVKDKPADLQNFGLRTDMYSKKLGSSKSKSAANSMRDWTEQETLLLLEGLELYKDDWNKVSEHVGSRTQDECILHFLRLPIEDPYLEESYSSLGPLAYQPVPFSQAGNPVMSTVAFLASVVDPRVASAAAKSALEEFSRMKEEVPAALVEAHVRRVEEAARVSGRQDPLYGLEGSGIAGTGLEEGERPDENNDESKSDSQSNEEKKDAKDCKDGASEEEEKVAENGKKEEERGREAEGEREAEKAESEMGDGVKEKDGKRGEEGHREGESEGEKKAKVERDVGEGNLATAAASALAAAAVKAKHLAAVEERKIKSLVALLVETQMKKLEIKLRHFEELETIMDREREALEYQRQQLLADRQSFHMEQLKYAEMRARQQHFQQIQHQQHSQAGGPHPPQTALGSQGSATGQQSASTPAPQPSPSATGPGPESQPPPGAHTSPPCPPGQTVTGHSSSSSAPALHESNTPLPAETVHPSASVPPSQ
- the smarcc2 gene encoding SWI/SNF complex subunit SMARCC2 isoform X1, yielding MAVRKKDGGPNVKYFEASDTVSQFDNVRVWLGKNYKKYIQAEPPTNKSLSSLVVQLLQFQEEVFGRHVSNPPLTKLTMKSFLDFKAGGALCHILAAAYKFKSDQGWRRFDFQNPSRMDRNVEMFMTIEKSLVQNNCLSRPVIYLSSDIEPKLLGKLKDIIKRHQGSVTDDKSSSSHVVVPIPSSLEEEEWVRPVMKKDKQVLLHWGYFPDSYDTWIPASEIEASVEDAPSQEKPRKVHAKWILDLDQYNEWMNEEDYEVGEGHPKRKRISAKTLTDEVTTPDERRDKKPVGAKKRKRSPSPSPTPPPQESKKKNAKKGPTTPYTKSKRGQREEEQEDLSKDLDEASPVPASEDGNAVKTNSTKKDSDSTPVKGGADMDEQEDESMEVTGKEEEEGSPSVKGEPVKGLDLHEDNVTEQTHHIIIPSYAAWFDYNSVHAIERRALPEFFNGKNKSKTPEIYLAYRNFMIDTYRLNPQEYLTSTACRRNLAGDVCAIMRVHAFLEQWGLINYQVDSESRPTPMGPPPTSHFHVLADTPSSLVPLQPKTSQTPTPQQMLPFPDKVKDKPADLQNFGLRTDMYSKKLGSSKSKSAANSMRDWTEQETLLLLEGLELYKDDWNKVSEHVGSRTQDECILHFLRLPIEDPYLEESYSSLGPLAYQPVPFSQAGNPVMSTVAFLASVVDPRVASAAAKSALVWFGAATKKDKLQLQRTIKTAERIVGTSLPTLEDLHAARTKTRACKILSDPPHPGHQLFQLLPSEEFSRMKEEVPAALVEAHVRRVEEAARVSGRQDPLYGLEGSGIAGTGLEEGERPDENNDESKSDSQSNEEKKDAKDCKDGASEEEEKVAENGKKEEERGREAEGEREAEKAESEMGDGVKEKDGKRGEEGHREGESEGEKKAKVERDVGEGNLATAAASALAAAAVKAKHLAAVEERKIKSLVALLVETQMKKLEIKLRHFEELETIMDREREALEYQRQQLLADRQSFHMEQLKYAEMRARQQHFQQIQHQQHSQAGGPHPPQTALGSQGSATGQQSASTPAPQPSPSATGPGPESQPPPGAHTSPPCPPGQTVTGHSSSSSAPALHESNTPLPAETVHPSASVPPSQ
- the smarcc2 gene encoding SWI/SNF complex subunit SMARCC2 isoform X2, translated to MAVRKKDGGPNVKYFEASDTVSQFDNVRVWLGKNYKKYIQAEPPTNKSLSSLVVQLLQFQEEVFGRHVSNPPLTKLTMKSFLDFKAGGALCHILAAAYKFKSDQGWFDFQNPSRMDRNVEMFMTIEKSLVQNNCLSRPVIYLSSDIEPKLLGKLKDIIKRHQGSVTDDKSSSSHVVVPIPSSLEEEEWVRPVMKKDKQVLLHWGYFPDSYDTWIPASEIEASVEDAPSQEKPRKVHAKWILDLDQYNEWMNEEDYEVGEGHPKRKRISAKTLTDEVTTPDERRDKKPVGAKKRKRSPSPSPTPPPQESKKKNAKKGPTTPYTKSKRGQREEEQEDLSKDLDEASPVPASEDGNAVKTNSTKKDSDSTPVKGGADMDEQEDESMEVTGKEEEEGSPSVKGEPVKGLDLHEDNVTEQTHHIIIPSYAAWFDYNSVHAIERRALPEFFNGKNKSKTPEIYLAYRNFMIDTYRLNPQEYLTSTACRRNLAGDVCAIMRVHAFLEQWGLINYQVDSESRPTPMGPPPTSHFHVLADTPSSLVPLQPKTSQTPTPQQMLPFPDKVKDKPADLQNFGLRTDMYSKKLGSSKSKSAANSMRDWTEQETLLLLEGLELYKDDWNKVSEHVGSRTQDECILHFLRLPIEDPYLEESYSSLGPLAYQPVPFSQAGNPVMSTVAFLASVVDPRVASAAAKSALVWFGAATKKDKLQLQRTIKTAERIVGTSLPTLEDLHAARTKTRACKILSDPPHPGHQLFQLLPSEEFSRMKEEVPAALVEAHVRRVEEAARVSGRQDPLYGLEGSGIAGTGLEEGERPDENNDESKSDSQSNEEKKDAKDCKDGASEEEEKVAENGKKEEERGREAEGEREAEKAESEMGDGVKEKDGKRGEEGHREGESEGEKKAKVERDVGEGNLATAAASALAAAAVKAKHLAAVEERKIKSLVALLVETQMKKLEIKLRHFEELETIMDREREALEYQRQQLLADRQSFHMEQLKYAEMRARQQHFQQIQHQQHSQAGGPHPPQTALGSQGSATGQQSASTPAPQPSPSATGPGPESQPPPGAHTSPPCPPGQTVTGHSSSSSAPALHESNTPLPAETVHPSASVPPSQ
- the smarcc2 gene encoding SWI/SNF complex subunit SMARCC2 isoform X4; translation: MKKDKQVLLHWGYFPDSYDTWIPASEIEASVEDAPSQEKPRKVHAKWILDLDQYNEWMNEEDYEVGEGHPKRKRISAKTLTDEVTTPDERRDKKPVGAKKRKRSPSPSPTPPPQESKKKNAKKGPTTPYTKSKRGQREEEQEDLSKDLDEASPVPASEDGNAVKTNSTKKDSDSTPVKGGADMDEQEDESMEVTGKEEEEGSPSVKGEPVKGLDLHEDNVTEQTHHIIIPSYAAWFDYNSVHAIERRALPEFFNGKNKSKTPEIYLAYRNFMIDTYRLNPQEYLTSTACRRNLAGDVCAIMRVHAFLEQWGLINYQVDSESRPTPMGPPPTSHFHVLADTPSSLVPLQPKTSQTPTPQQMLPFPDKVKDKPADLQNFGLRTDMYSKKLGSSKSKSAANSMRDWTEQETLLLLEGLELYKDDWNKVSEHVGSRTQDECILHFLRLPIEDPYLEESYSSLGPLAYQPVPFSQAGNPVMSTVAFLASVVDPRVASAAAKSALVWFGAATKKDKLQLQRTIKTAERIVGTSLPTLEDLHAARTKTRACKILSDPPHPGHQLFQLLPSEEFSRMKEEVPAALVEAHVRRVEEAARVSGRQDPLYGLEGSGIAGTGLEEGERPDENNDESKSDSQSNEEKKDAKDCKDGASEEEEKVAENGKKEEERGREAEGEREAEKAESEMGDGVKEKDGKRGEEGHREGESEGEKKAKVERDVGEGNLATAAASALAAAAVKAKHLAAVEERKIKSLVALLVETQMKKLEIKLRHFEELETIMDREREALEYQRQQLLADRQSFHMEQLKYAEMRARQQHFQQIQHQQHSQAGGPHPPQTALGSQGSATGQQSASTPAPQPSPSATGPGPESQPPPGAHTSPPCPPGQTVTGHSSSSSAPALHESNTPLPAETVHPSASVPPSQ